The nucleotide sequence TATTGGTTGAATAGAATATACGTGCAAGATATCTTTCCAATTTGAAAGTTGAGGGCCTGTCCAATCCCCATAAAGCCGCTTCACGTTTGCGATTCCATATTTTGCAATTTCGTCAAATAATCCTTTTATAAGTGATGACTGAGCATTATCAGCGTCGATTAATACAGCTAATTTATCATACGACTCGTTCTCTTCCATAGACTTCCTCCACTTAACTCCATATAGATGTAGTTTTAAACATTTATTTAAAGTGCTGACTTTCTTATAATCGTTCTTATTTAAAAACATTAACCTTATATTTAAGAATTAACTAAAAATATTCTGAGATAATATTCATAATATACTTATCTCTAATCTAAACTAAACCAGAGGTGAAAACTAAATGGCAGAAAAATCAATGGACCAGAAAGCAGCTTCAAGAATACAGTCTAATGCGGATAAAACAGGCAACAATCAGAATTTTAAATCCCGTGCTCAGTCTGCAGCAGACAAGAATAAAAAGTGAGTGGGGGCTTTATGCCCTCTTTCTTTTTATTCAATTAAAACTTGATTCATTTCGTAGAGTACATCTATAGGTAAGAGTTTGTCATCGGATTCAAAAAAGTCTTCTCTCGGAAATATTTCCCTACATACAATGAAGTTCGTATTTGTTGCTGAGAAGCGACGATATAAAAAGAAATGCTGGATTACTTTATCTCTAATAATCCATTTGCGTATAGCTCACATCATTTTAGATCAGATCGCACACGGTCTTTAAGTTCCTGTCTTTTTGCAGCGTTCCATCCGCTAACATTGGATATATATCCAGTTACTCTTGAGAGTTGGTGGACGCTGTGATTCATACAATCCGGGCACATTGGTTGGTCACATACGGGGCACGGTGCAATGTTTGCAACGGTGTCATGAGCACATTTTTTCCCATTAAGTGCTACCCATACGTGAACCGGGCAGGGATTATTTTCATCTGTTTTCATAGGTTGTCCGTCATTGAACTCATTGCACCATTCTTTGCACCTATCAACAAATTTATTCTTTGGGAGTGCAAACAGTTCTTCTATTGACATTGTTTGTGAATTTGACATGTTCTATTTCTCCTGTATTATATTGTACTCTTTAAATTTGGTTTATTGATTAATAATCGTTTTTGACCCCATGATTGGATACTAATTATCCAAAAGTGGTAACAGAGTTGATAACATATAATGGACAGTATAATCAAGCTCTCAATCCATCATTCTTGAATTTGCATGAGAACGAGCAATTGTTGAAGATCATGTGTGGATATGAGTAGGTCAAATACAGGCAATTTGATTGCTATCGCCAGGCGAGCACTTTAAGCGCCCTGAAGGCAAACGTTCACAATTCACGGCAACCTCCTGCTCGATTTATAATCCCAACCAACTAAACTAAACTAAACTAAACTAAACTCTCAGTAAATCTTGGTACTCGAACAGTTTCCCGGTTGAGATTTGGAAGCCCACTTATTTCTTGTTTGTTGTGTAATTTGAATATTCTGTATCGTACATATTATTTCATGATCTCTCTTGATGTTTAACAAACTAAAAATATCTCTTCTAAACACAAAACATATATATCATATTTCGGTTGTGTATTCAAAATAGAATAAAATAACAATAAAAGGCAAAACTTCGAAATAAAAGCTTTCGATCATTATGTAGGAGTAGTAAAACGGTGGCATCAGTCCTAAAAATATTATTTGCTCTGATAATTGTAATTATTTTACTTACAACGGTAACACTAATTGATAATAATTATTCATCAGAGTCCATGGGGAAAAGTACTGGTTCCACAAAAGCAGAATTTTCAACAATAGAAGATGCTTTAATGTTGGAATTGTCTGAACCATCACTGGATTCAGGAGTTAGTGTAGTTGGGGTAAGTTACTACGAAGACATTAATGCAATAGTGATCGGACTCGAAAGAAGGACCTATTCTGACAACGAGCATTTGCGCAATTCAATGATCCAGTCTATTTTTGAGATCATGCCTATTGTCCTTGATCATTCAGAAGAACTGGGTGATAAAAATATTGTTTTTACCGGTAGCTCGATGTCACTAACTGCAAGAGGCACCCGCAGAATGATGAAGATCTTCCACACCGAGGTCAATTTTGACCTGGCTACACAGATCGATTGGGATAATTTTACTGATAATGAAGATAGAGAGCAATTGTTACTAAACGAATTTGAATACGTGTGGTGGCATACTAAAGTTAAAAGCAGTTGATTATTTTATTTATGCTATCATTTTATGTTTCTTAAGATGGCTTAATTCCACCAACTTCAATGCTAACTACAGATCCTGTCATCTTTTCTGCTTCTTCCATGGAAAGATCCATGTCCTTCAGGATCGCAGTCATTTCATCAGGTGAGATCATTGCAACGATCAGGTCGAATGGATAAGTTGTCTCTTCTATTATCTCAATATCTACGAACCCGGATTTTCTGATAACATCCAGATACTCTTTCTTTAAGATCGCACCTGAAATACAGCTGATATACGCCTCTGCGGATTCTTTTATCCTGTCCGGGATGGGGCTTAAAAGGGCAATGTCAGATATGATGAAACGTCCACCTCCTTTAAGGACCCTGAATATCTCCCTGAATACTTTATCTTTGGAAGGGGAGAGGTTGATCACACAGTTCGAGATCACAACATCAATGGAATTATCAGTAACAGGAAGGTCCTCAATATCTCCCAGCCTGAATTCTACATTTGTATATCCTCCTTTTGAAGATTTTTCAGTGGCTTTTTCGATCATATCCGGTGTCATATCTACGCCGATGACCTTTCCTTCCTTTCCTACCCTGGCTGCTGCAAGGAAACAATCAAAGCCTGCACCTGAACCCAGATCAAGGACAGTTTCACCAGATTTCAGAGATGCCAGTGCAGTGGGATTCCCACAACCAAGACCAAGATTTGCTCCTTCCGGGATCTCATCAAGTTCTTTGTCTGAATAGCCGACCTCCCGGCTTATGTCTTCCGCAATGCCACTAACATTACAGCATGAGCTTGACGTTGAACAGCAGGGCAAGCCAGTTCTTGCTATTTCGGTATAACTTTCCTTTACCATTTTCTTTATTTCTTTTGGATCCATCATAACCCTCGATTATCGAATACATCTGTATGATCATCATTCCTGTTGACTTCATTATTGGCATGTGTTCCTGAATTTTGCGCTTAATTTTTCTCTGTAGAGTATGTTGTACACGCAGAATGGTATCATTTGGCCGTTAGGAAGGATCTCTGTTATACAGCATTTCTTCGCTCTATCCAGATCAAAATTGAATTCGTCCATAAAAGCATGGACAGAGATGAGAGTTATGTTGTCTATTATTTTACCAGTATCTGAAACCATGCCCGGGAACAATGTGCAATTACATTTCTGTGTTCCATCGCCACAACACTTGTTAGTTTTGGACATAAGCACATTCAGAGCATTGATCGATCTTTCTATCTTAGATGTAACTTTAAGGTCTGCAACAGTGCGATCAACAAGGAAGTCACGGCAGGCACTGGAGTTCAGGAATTTAGTTAGTGATATCTTTTTTCCCATGTGATCGTAAACATAGGCACAAACTGAACAGGTTGGGTGAGGGCAAGGGATGCTAATAAAATTATTTTTGTTTAGCACTCCTTCTGTCTGATCCTCGATCTCGTCTAATATTTCAGGAATGGTTAGTCTCGTTTCGGTCTTTTTCTCCAGTTCATATCTTCCGGTTATTGTTGCTGGCTGGAAATTGACCATTTTTATATTTGTTTTTCCAAGGGCAAGATCTATGATATTACCAATTTCCTGATCATTTACTCCCTTAACAATAGTGGCTACCAGAGCAACTGTCAAACCAAGTTTTTCACAGTTATCAAGCGCTTTCATTTTGATATCGAGCAGAGGTCTTCCTCTGAGAGTTGTATAGGTCCTGTCATCCAATCCGTCGAATTGAAGGTATATGATTGGTTTACCAATTCCGGATCTATCATTTTGAACAGTAGATGCTATCTTTTCTGCAAAATCCATATCAGCAAGTTTTAACCCGTTGGTGTTCAAAACCGGATAAATGATATTCTTTTTACCCACATATTCAAGGATCCTAATGATATCCGGATGCAATGTTGGTTCTCCTCCACTTATCTGGAGGACTTCAGGTTCCTTCTCACACTCGACATAAAGGTCTATCATTTCCTTTACCTTTTCAAAAGGCAGTGTAAAACTTCCTTTTGAAGCTGCAAAACAAACCGGGCAATTCAGATTGCAAGTGTCGTTTATTTCGACGATCCCAACGCATGTGTGCTGCTGATGATCAGTACATAATCCGCAATCAAGGGGACAACCCTTAGAAACAGGGTTTTGGTATTGCAGGGGTTTTGAACCGGGCCTGTCGCTCTTTAAAGCAGCAAGATAGTCATTGGCATCCGAATAGACAAGTGTTTCGAAAGACCCGTGCTCAGGACAATCTTTGCGTAAAAATACTTTGTTCTCACGCAGTATCATCTGGCAATCGATGATCTTAAGGCAGTTCGGGCACACACTTTTTGAGGTTCTTGCAATAATTTCATCAAAGGCTAAGCCTTTTTGAGCCGATCTGTTCCTATTCTGAATTGTTTCAGAATCTTTAGTAATTGTCAATTCCCCCTTCTAATAGCAAATACAGCATCTGCCAAATATAGCATCATTCTATAGTTTTTCTGTTAAACTATTTATAGGGCTATAATGGGGTAATCTAAATCGGGATTACTTAATGAAAGTAAAGATCTTAATAAAATCCCAAAGACCAATTGTTAGAATAAGAATTTACGTCATTCATGATGGTGATATGACCGAAGCCTATAAAATTAAATGAACAATAAAATAGTGATCAAGGAATGAATCTTTGATCTCACTCAGCTAATTTATACTTTTTAACTGTAGCATATCCTGCTAGTGCTATTAAAGGAGCTGCCATAAGATGTGTGTTACTTTCAAGAAATATGCTGATTCCTGATCTCATTGCAACAATTTGTAATTGAAGAAGTACTTCTGCTACTAAAGCAAGTGCAGCATATGCTGATATTATCATAATATATGAATAGTATTTCGATTCCATAAGTTCAGATCCCCCAATAATCCTTAATATTTAAAATTTCAAATATATTATATGTTGAGCATTCTATTCTATCCTTAGTTATTGTATAAATAAATTTCTAATCAATTATACTTTTTTTAATCTAGTTTTAAATAAGTGATCAAAACGAGTCAGATATGAATATGGTCGATCCGTTTTTCTCATCAGTTGATGGTAATATTATTATCCAAAAGCTTTATATCTAAATAAGGTATTTTTAGATTGCTTTTAGAGGATTAACGCTGCTTTGATGAATATATAGGTTTGGATGGTATTGCTTTAACTGTTTTGCTATTTCTCCTTATGTTTACTAGTCTGGTTATTATCTTTTTAAGCACTTGAAAGGAAGTGAAATATTTGTTCAATAACATGGAATCCACTGCACCAGTAGAAGCTGGCGAAACATACGACGTAACAATTGAAGATATCGCAAGAGAAGGCGATGGAATCGCTAGAGTAAGCGGTTTCGTAATTTTCGTCCCAGGCGCAAAGGTCGGCGACGAAGTAACAATCAAAGTTACCAAGGTCATGAGAAAGTTCGCATTTGGCGAGCTCGTATAATTACAGTTTAATAAGTTCAATGATGGAAGGTCGTATTGTTCGATCTTTCATTGTCACTTTTTTGGCATTTATTTTCGTTAATAGTAATCTTAATTAATGCTAATTCTTGTTTTGAATTGCAGTTTTAAATTAAGTTATCGA is from Methanococcoides sp. AM1 and encodes:
- the nrdD gene encoding anaerobic ribonucleoside-triphosphate reductase; the encoded protein is MSNSQTMSIEELFALPKNKFVDRCKEWCNEFNDGQPMKTDENNPCPVHVWVALNGKKCAHDTVANIAPCPVCDQPMCPDCMNHSVHQLSRVTGYISNVSGWNAAKRQELKDRVRSDLK
- a CDS encoding arsenite methyltransferase: MMDPKEIKKMVKESYTEIARTGLPCCSTSSSCCNVSGIAEDISREVGYSDKELDEIPEGANLGLGCGNPTALASLKSGETVLDLGSGAGFDCFLAAARVGKEGKVIGVDMTPDMIEKATEKSSKGGYTNVEFRLGDIEDLPVTDNSIDVVISNCVINLSPSKDKVFREIFRVLKGGGRFIISDIALLSPIPDRIKESAEAYISCISGAILKKEYLDVIRKSGFVDIEIIEETTYPFDLIVAMISPDEMTAILKDMDLSMEEAEKMTGSVVSIEVGGIKPS
- a CDS encoding radical SAM protein; its protein translation is MTITKDSETIQNRNRSAQKGLAFDEIIARTSKSVCPNCLKIIDCQMILRENKVFLRKDCPEHGSFETLVYSDANDYLAALKSDRPGSKPLQYQNPVSKGCPLDCGLCTDHQQHTCVGIVEINDTCNLNCPVCFAASKGSFTLPFEKVKEMIDLYVECEKEPEVLQISGGEPTLHPDIIRILEYVGKKNIIYPVLNTNGLKLADMDFAEKIASTVQNDRSGIGKPIIYLQFDGLDDRTYTTLRGRPLLDIKMKALDNCEKLGLTVALVATIVKGVNDQEIGNIIDLALGKTNIKMVNFQPATITGRYELEKKTETRLTIPEILDEIEDQTEGVLNKNNFISIPCPHPTCSVCAYVYDHMGKKISLTKFLNSSACRDFLVDRTVADLKVTSKIERSINALNVLMSKTNKCCGDGTQKCNCTLFPGMVSDTGKIIDNITLISVHAFMDEFNFDLDRAKKCCITEILPNGQMIPFCVYNILYREKLSAKFRNTCQ
- a CDS encoding TRAM domain-containing protein, with protein sequence MESTAPVEAGETYDVTIEDIAREGDGIARVSGFVIFVPGAKVGDEVTIKVTKVMRKFAFGELV